AAAGTTAGTCAGCTTTATATTCAAGGGTAGAGGAGTAACAACCCTTTTGGAGACATCAAAATCACAGTTTTTGATGAGTTCTCTTGTGAACTTCTTCTGACTGAGTATGATTCCTTCTTCTGTGTATCCAACTTCAatcccaagaaaataatttaggtGCCCTAAATCTTTTATACTGAATTCTTTGTGTAGAAACACCTTTAAAGCTTCAAGTCTACTGGAATCTGTTCCAGTGAGGATCACATCATCAACATATACTGCTGCAATGTTGATATCTGTGTTATCTCTGTGAATAAATAAACTGTAGTCAAACTTAGACTGAATGAAACCTTGGCTCTGAAGTGCTGTCATTAACTTTTCATGCCACTgtctggatgcctgcttcaatccatataTGGATTTAACCCATTTGCAAACCTTGTTGTGTGGGTTAGGAACACCTTCTGGTACAGTCATGTACACTTCTTCCTTTAAATCACCATGCAGAAATGCATTGTTTACATCCAGTTGAAACAAGGGCCAGTTTTTGCTTGCTGCAACTGCAATCAAACACCTTATAGTGCTCATTTTGACAACTGGACTAAAGGTTTCTTCATAGTCAATGCCATACTTTTGATTGAACCCTTTtgccactaaccttgctttgcaCCTTTCTAGTTCTCCTGTAGACTTTAACTTAACCTTGAACACCCACTTGCATCCTATTGGTTTCTTTCCTTTAGGCAATTCTACCAATTCCCAGGTGAAGTTGTCATCCAAAGCTTGCAACTCTTTTCTCATAGCTTCCACCCACAACTGTTGTTTTGCAGCTTCAGAATAGTTTAGAGGTTCAACTATGTCACAGGATAGAGATAAGAAAGCTTGAAACTCAGTAGGAAAGGCCTCATATGAAACTAAGTTACACCAGTAACTTGGATGCTGTGTGTTTTCTGTGCCTTCAGCTGTGTAGCACTTATAATCCTTTAAGTAGGATGGTGGTTTATGAGATCTAGAAGATTGTCTGACTGGAAATGATTCATGTGTCTGGTCTGGTGTATTAACAATAGTGTCATGAGTTGGATTATTGTCATGAATGGAGTCAGAAagagaaatggaatcaagtgaagAGTTGGGTGATGGAGAAATGGGAGAATCTGGAATGAGAAGAGAATTTGAAAGTGTGTCATTGGATGGAAAAGTGGTTTCTGGTGTAGTAAAGTCTGGTGTATCAAAAGTTGGGGGAGAAGAAATGGCAGGAAGATAAATGGCATTGGTATAGTTTGAGAGTGGTGTTTTGTGTTTATGGTAAAGGTGGAAAGGAAAATGCCTTTCATGAAATTTAATGTCTCTGGTGACAAACTGTTTATTGGTATCAACCTCAAGAACCTTGTAACCCTTTTGTGTTGTGGAATATCTAAGAAAAACACAGGGTGTAGCCCTGTAATCCATCTTTGTTCTTCCAACCTTAGAGGTGGAAACATAGCACAAACAACCAAAAGTTCTCAAGTGATCCAGATTAGGTAGCTTCCCATACATTCTGTAATAAGGTGTATTGAGATCTATAGCTTTCAATGGCATTCTGTTAATCAAGTAAGCTGCACAGAGAACACAATCTCCCCAAAACCTGTCAGGCACTTTTGATTGAATGTATAAAGCTCTAGCAGTTTCCAACAAATGTTTGTGTTTCCTTTCAACTACCCCATTCTGCTGTGGGGTATGACTGCAGCTTGTTTGGCTCAAAATTCCATGTTGGTGACACAATTTCTTAATATCACATTCACACAGCTCTTTGGCATTATCAGATCTTATACACTTAATCATGACACCAAATTGTGTTTTCACCATATATGGTTAAAAAATCAGTCATAACAGAAACCACATCCTTTTTATTTCTCAACAAACGTATCCAAGTGAACCTACTATAGTCATCCACTATAGTGAGAAACTGATTACACCCTGTAGGAGTCTTTACAGAATGTGGACCCCATACATCAATATGAATCAAGTCAAAGGTGCTAAGGTACTGATTCTACTATGAGGGAAGCTAAGTCTGGCTTGTTTTGACACAGGACAAACCTGACAGATAGTATCTTGTATACAACTTTTGACTTCACAATCTGGAATTATTAACTTCAACTGACTAAAAGGCAAATGACCTAGTCTTAGATGCCACAACTTAGCATTATCTACAACTGATGAGCAACCTGTGTTGCATGCATGAGACTGCACAGAAGTTGTTTTTGGTGGTACTTGTTCCCCAACATTGTATAGTCCAGAACTGACATCACCAAGAGGAATCAAACTCCCTTTCTGACAGCAAACAAAACATTTATTGTGAGTAAAATGAATCTCACAATCCAAATCCTTGCACAACTTGTGAACTGATATCAGGTTGTACTTAAAATTTGGAACATGGAGTACATTTTTCAGTATAATATCATCACTCAGTTGTACAGAACCAACATGCTTCACTCCTACTTTAGTTCCATCTGGTATGGTTATGCATTTTCCTTGATGTTCAATTGACTTATACTCAGAAAATTGTGACAAATCATGACAAAAATTATCTGAAGCACCACTATCAAGCAACCATTTAGAATTATTCTGAGATAACAAGCAAAGATTACCTGCCATCATAGCTAGATTGTTGGTTTGATTGGCAGTTCCAGCTCCTGCATTCTGTTGTTGTTTAGTCAATAAGCTCATCAATTGCTGATACTGATCTACTGTGATTGCTGGAGTGGCTTCTGATTTTGgcaatggtggtggtggttcaacACCAGAATGATTATCATGAGATAATGCAGCAGTTCTGTGTTCTCTAGACTGAAAACCTGGTGGATATCCAATTATCTTGAAGCATCTCTCAATACTGTGCCCTGGAATTTGACAATTGGTACAGAAGTAATTTGCACCTGTCCTCCCTTGCTTATTATTAGCACCTGTTCTTTGATAACCAGTTGCCTGTGACTTGTTTCTATTATTCCAATTGTCTCCCCCAAACCTTCTTTTCTCAGCAGCAAAAGCAACTGGTTCTGAAGAGTTGTTTGTATGAGAAACTTCTTGATGTCTTTCTTCCTATGCAAAGAGCCTGTAAGCTTCTGAAACCTTTGGTAATTCTGGCACCATCAAAACATTGCCTCTTATAGTTGCATACTGATCAGTCAACTTCATCATGAACTGCATCACCATTTTTTCTTGCTGTCTCTGAAAGAATTTTTTAGTCACATTACAAGTACAGTTGTTGCAAGTGCAATATGGCATAGGATGTGCTTCCTCAATTGCATCCCACACTGACTTGATTTCAGTGAAAAACTCAGAAACAGTCTTGTTTCCTTGGCTAATTTCAGACAATTTCTGTTCTAGTGAGTAGATTTGTGCCATCGAAGCAAAGCCAAATCTCTCTTCCAAATCAATCCAAATAGCTCTTGCAGATTTAAGGAACATCACACTCTTAGAAATGATTTCATCAAGATTACACAGAATAAGAGAACAAACCAAATCATTGCACCTCTCCCAAGCCTTGCATTCAAGTGTTCCAGGATCTGGTTTCTCAATACTGCCATCAACAAAACCTATTTTGTTCTTTGCAGACAAGGCCAATAGCATAGACCTCTTCCAGCTTGTGTAGCCTTCACCATTGAACTTGAATGAAATCAGCTGCACTGAATTTGCATCAGATGGATGAATGTAGAAGATGCTTGCAGGATCTTGATTAGGAGGCAAAGCTGATCTTCTCTGGCTATGATTTTCAGTTTCCATTTTCAATGATAAAAAACTGAAATCTCAGAAATAAATGTTGTAGAAACTTGATCAACAAGCAAACAATTGCAATACGATTTTCCAGATGAAAAACACAAGGATATCAACTCAGAATTGAAGCAATCAGCAGGTATTTGAACCATTTCTCAATCAGTGAGAAGAACAAATCGATTTCTCAGAGAAGGAAGGATCAGAAACAATTGAAAACAACTGGAAAATTTCTGCGGAATTTTTCAGGAACGAGCacactgctctgataccatgttagatTTAGGATTTCAGGAAATAGAAATTTGTAATTGTTATTAATTAATCAACATATTACAGCTTATATAGGAGAGCAGAAGTCTAGAATCTTCTGTTTGTTACAATCAGTTATTACAAGTAACTGATTCTTAAAGAATCAGTTAGCCTAGGTGCTGACTCATCAGCTCGAATAACAGCAAGGCAGTCTTGATACTTGATCATCTTATTGATCATTACAATGCATAAGCTAGATTACAATCTATTATGCTAACAGTAATTAACTAATGCTAATGCGAAGTAGGAAGTATACGAGTAGTTTAAAACACACATATTTCAAGTTTATTCAAGCAGATCCCAGACACAGTTAGAAGTTAAGGATTGTCGATTCCAAAAAAATCAACTCCCCAAAAATGATAATTAGCAGCACCATTGATTCTCTAATAATACTCGTAGTATACAGTTAAGTTAAAAGAGTTTATAGAATACATATAGATTCATAGGCATAGATAGGCATAAAAAAGCAATAGTATTACTACTTAAAAACCTCAAACAAACAAAACCCAACTCCCACCAAAACCTAAATATCCTTTCCTAAAGATGCTTTCATTATTTTACACAAGGGGGATCACACTACACTAATGTAGACTTGCGGACAATGTAGCGATAGGCAGCCACCTTCCTCTTCCGCGATGTGGTGTTGTCGACAGACAACACAAGCTTCCCGGCCTCTCTTGCCAAAAACGAGTTGTGGATGGCTTCATCAGAGGGGCTTAGTTTCTTCGGTTTCTCCACTGCAAGGGTGTAACCATCTTGTGCATTCGGGATGAACTCCGCGCTGTACTCCAAGTCCCAACCTCCCACGACTAAGTCCCATGTAATTGTTGCACCACCCTATTATTATTACAAATGCCAAAACAACAATGAATGCAACAACACAAGGACAATAGGGCACACCATTTTGATCCCTTTTCAAACTAATTTCATAAAGTCATTCATTCACATGCCTTAATGATATAGTTCAATATTTGCATATTTCAAACTTCAGCAGAAAAAACTAACCCCACCCTTTGATTAGATTCCGACCAAAATGTCCAACAacatgagaaaaaaaaaagttgtactAAAATGTTCCTTGACATTCTAGGTATTGAATCAATGGACCCTATGCAATAGTAATTGGCAGTTAAATTCAAATTGAACACCGCGGAAGATTTAAATTGTCGAATATACCAAAGTATAATCAGAAGTAGTTAAGTTAAAATCGACTGTTCTTAGTCCTTTTTTTGGAGGTAAACTACAAAACAAAGCAGAAAGAAGGAAAACTAACCTCAATTCCCTCAATCTGAATATTAACCTTTTCACCCCCTTTGACAGTGAACTCGGAGGCCGGTTTTGCCGGGCCGTTCTGGAGATCGCCTGGCCGACTCAGTCCCCCGTACTGAACCGGCACATCTTCTGGCCTTATGAACCTTCAACACATTCAAATGGGAGTTTCATTAAGAgcaaaataagtaaagtttctTATAAATATTTCCAAATACATAATAGTGttcttcacaaaaaaaattaaataaaattggCGACACTTATGAGCTATTAAGCACAATATAAACTACAAATAGGAGGAGGGATTCGAATATGTGACTTTTGACACAGGTCGTCGGTATTAACTATTGGGCGAAGACATCATTATTGGCAGTGTTCTTCACATTGAATTAATAATTCTTAATTTTAGATAAATTAAGATACTCTTTCAAAAAAGAATGAGTAGAATTCTTTAGCatattcaaatattcaaaagcAAGTGAGAAAAAGACAAGACTACAAAACACAGGGAAACAAACATGATCACAGGAAATGAGATTaccctttttcaaaaaaaaaaaaatcaaatagagACAATCAAAAAAGAAGATTAAAGACAAtccaaaaaataaattgaataaaaaaagtgaggcaaaaattcagaagaaATGTACTTTTGCCACAGTATCCTATCCAACAACACCACTTATCTCACATCAAAAACACATACTCCTTTTTTAAAATTTAGGTAAAATTACTCAAAAATACATATGCAATTAATATcccaattaattaaaattaaatcaagagaagaaaaaaaaactcacttatAGAGTGTCTCAGCAACATTGCCTTCCTTAGCAATCACAAACTTGCTCTTAGTCCTTTGAGTTAAAAATGGGCTGAACATTGAGTACAACAAGCTGAAATACCATGGCACATTGATGAAAATCTACACACAAAATATAACCAATTGTTAGTAATAATAATCTACAAAACCCGAAACACGGATCAAATCCCGTCTACATCATTAAATAAATTTACCTTTCTCGCAACCATTTCTGGGTAATTGTCTTGAAAAAGAGAGAGAATCTGATTAGAAGCAACCCTAAGCTCTCTTTTAGGCATATCCTTAAGATCAGTAACTTGAATGATAGAATTAATCCCACCAGGTTTGAAATGAAGTAATTTAATCCCTCTTTCCAGAACTTGAACTCTCCACCTCAAAAACTTCTGAAGTTTCTCATCATCCCCAAATATTCTATCATACATCTCCTTATCTTTGAAAACGCCATACGCATTGTAACAGACCGGGTGCCCTTCTCGATCATACCCATGCATATAAGCAACCAAAccttcaagttccttaaacccTAATTCCTCCTCCACAATCCCATCCGCCGCAAACTCCTTTCGCCATAAGAGAGATTTCTCCAGCATTGTGTACGCCTCGGAAACTTTGAAGTCCCTAGCTCGGAGGAATTTCAGGAGGATTACATCCGCCTTCTCGTTTGCGTCCTCGCCGGCTGCGGCGGCGAGGAGTGGGATGCTCCACATTGATGGGTTTTTTGTGGTTTCAGAGGTGGCCGAAGTGAGCTTGGATTTGAGTTCATTGAGGGATTTCTTTTCGGATGGTTTGAGATTGGAGAGAAGGTAAGTGTCTTCTTTGAAAGAAGGTGAGCGTAGAGTTGTGGCTTCCATTAAAGAGGTGATTAAGTTCCTTTTTGTTGGGAGTTTTTGTGGGTTTGGTGATGGGGTTGAAATGGGTAGTTGAGTTTGTGTTGATGGTGAAGATGCCTCCATTTTTGCTCTGTTTTTCCTCTGTTTTCTCTGGTTTTTGCTCTGGTTTATTGCTCtgttttttggaaagaaatttATGGGGGCTTtagagagaaaaagaaggaaTGTGGGAGTGAAGGAGAGAGAGTGAGATTGTGGTTATTTTGGTGCAGCAGAAGAGAAGAGATGTTTTTAAAAAAACCAGGGGAAAACAGAGAGTTTGATaaagaaggttagtgggagaaagtatagagagagaaataggTAGTGTTTTTCAACTGGAAAAGCTGGGAAAAGGGACGGAGGGTGAGGATTGAGGCAAATGTTAGCAATttgaatcaagaaaaaggtAAACTGATAGAGATTGAGATTCTCAAGGTAGAAATTTTGAACGAGGCTACATCACAACTGAAGTGACATGAGAGAGTGAAAAATGTTTACCACAACTAGTACTGTAATTTTAGCGAAAAGTGTTTCACGTTTTCATTAGTTCTAATTTTGGATTAGTATTATAATATAATCATTCTAATTAGGTTTTGAGTTCAATTTCTTGAATTTACTCTCTTGCAATTAAATTTGTTCATGTCCAAGAAAATCCAATCTGATCAATCAGATTTAACCAGTTCTAATAACTTAAATTTGCATCCACTGAAAATATACCTTAACTTAAGATAATTAATTGAGTAATTAGATTCTTTGTACTCCGTAGCTTCATCCCAACAATACGAGTTCTCTCATCCTACTACTCAATGTGTTCTAATGAATTCATTTGAATAGTCAACTCATCAATGTACAAATGATAATTGTTAAATACGGGTCTGGGCCGCACCCGTCACCAACAGAGAGAGAGTCCACTTAACAAAATTAtaggaggttccaccttaaaaccatatggcaataaggggagtagccTCTTGACCTTATTAAGTgtttaactctcttctcttttatcaACGTGGGACTCTCACACGCAGAGGCGGAGATAGGGGGCCCCCAACATTTTTAAAAAACACTAATATAGAGTAATAAATACTAAAATATATCACTAAATGCTACTTGCCTCAATGGTTATTTCTAGTCTAATACCTTATTTACACTCCTTGATCTagggtttcattttttttctcgcCCCCCCAACGTTGAATTCTTGGCTCCGCCTCTGCTCACacgtgatgtttcatgggtcagatcttaacataaatattctttttcatatttatcatagactaattttatcataaatattctttttcttttttcttagtGTACTTTTTTATATTTCTCTACAAACATATAGTGTGCATAAGGAAATCGAGAACATAGATGAATAATTGAATATTCATATTGGGCATGTTTCGAGTGTCAATGAGTTTGATAATGTGTCCTTGTGTTGACAACCAACCTagggaagatgtgtttaggaactCGTCTTTGATGGCTAAGGCCTAAGTGCAAGTGTTGATAAGTGTTTATAGAGTAAATACGTTTACAACAAACGAGTATAGAGTAAGAGATCGATGATATACAAAGACTTTAGAGCATATCTAATTCTAGAGGTATGATATGTATACTCAGGGAATAAGATTGAGGTTTTCAACTCTACTCCAAGTCTCCAACAATGCAAGTAATAAGGTTTGTGGAGTTGTGGTCACCCCGTACACATGAGACCAAACTTACAAAAATCACTTCAATCTCACTGCAAGAGGTTGTCTacatcgctggtaaccagcgAAATAAGCACCCCATACccactttaaaaaataaaaaaaattggaaatatGGCCCACCTTcaaataaatgtgtaaaagtgttgtgaacttgttatatactgtcatttctaatataaatattgtcattgttgtatatatactgtcattgttgtattaaaatactgtcacaatcacccaaaaaaaggaaattatgtatacaactttaatgaaatataaaaagtaaagagACCATTTAAATGAATGAataaaagtgttgcatattaaatgaatgggtaaaagtatgtatacaagtgttatataagttttgtcatcgtttgcataaatactgtcattgttgtattaaaatactgtcattgttgtactaaTTATTGTCATTTTTGCTCATATGtagtactttgtttgacttttcaattcATGAGATGAAATTACCATTTTACCCCGGGTATGGAGTAATTGTGCcgctggttaccagcgatgtagccTCCCTCCTCACTGCAATACTGCATGCCGTAACATTTAGAGCAACTATttctaaaaataaaaaggaatggCTTAGTAAAGAACTGTTTGGTAATAGTAGTGGTAAAGAGAAGAGTGTGAATAAGGTTATAATAATTGGAATTTGGAAGGAAAGCGTGAGGCGTGAGGCGTGAGTGCGGCTAAGGCAACACGGGTGTTGTCATGTGTGGCGGGTTGCCTTCCAATCTCTTACTTAAAGTCCCCCCAGTACTAATTTATTGTTGACCATCCAAACATGTccttgtatttttttaaaactttttttttttatttccacACAGGATTTTTCTTGCCTGTGGGCTGTGGGATTGGGAAATGGGATACATCAAATTTAACCAAATTGGAACACCCTTTTTTTGGGTAACGAATTTCATGTTGCTCTTTTTCTAAGTGCAATTTGACTCATGTTCCCTTCATGGCTTCATCCTTACAAAATTGTCTCATtggattttttttgtcaaatttttaaaaactttgacaATAAATTTTTATTAGCCAATATAATTATGTGAGGTTTTATTAGATTCATTTCAAATAGAGTTATAGAGGTGATCATTTGCGGATTTGGACGTGTAGTGGGTCGGGCCTAAACTTACCCTTTTTTTTGTCCAATGTGTCTACAATGGAAAAACCAAGCCCTTTTTTGCTGGCTTGACTTCTTGTCCATACCCGCCTATTAAACTGTTCAGACTTGCCTGCGGGCTAACGGGcaagattttaatttttttactagATAAAATTAACTTATTTTACATTTacgatttaaaattttgtttttcttaaatttttgaGTTCCATCTTATAAAATAAAGTGAAAAATTAAAACTGTGGGATATTCTTGTAATAATGTGTGCAATAATCAAGTATTTTATCTTAAATAGATAAGTTAATAATGAAAGTGAAAAAAGTTACGCACTAAAAAGTGAAGAATCCGATGTTTTTCTATTACTTACAaaataagaaataaaaatacaaatatAACCAACTAAATAAATTATGAAATAAATttactttttttaataaacGGGTCGGCGTGATTGCCTCCGACAAATATTATCTCTTTCATGTCCACCCGTTGACATTAACGGGACGGGCTTGGCCCgtccaaattttattttttcctaAAATTGTTGTCCAAGCCTGCTATTTAAACTGACCGGATGGACCAAACATAGCGGGTCGTCCCCACCCATGATCAGCTTTAGTTCAATATATGTTTTTGAAATATCAGCTTTTTATAATTGTACGCGTGTAGAGTAGATAATATTTACGTTTAAGTCTTGTCTTGGAGATCGTGAAAAGTCAAATAAAGCAATCTTTTAGAGAAGAGAAAAGTATTTAGATTAATTTAACAAGATTTGGTATGAATATGCTCTGTATTTTCTACTATGTATTACATATGGAGTCGGaatatataaatcacaaaatatgGTGAAAAGATATTGTACGAATAATAGAAGTTGAAACGGTGCAAGCCAAGGGTTAAAGATATAATGTCCGAGTGATTAGCAAAAGTATAGTCTTTCTTTAAAGCTTATTTCCCGAGTTAAGCTAAAGGTTGGGGTCCAACCTTTTGGTTTTTTCACCCTTTAGGAcctcaaccttttttttttcaccttttggggtCTCATATTCATTTTCCGGCCAGTTAACCATAGTTTAACTCACCGTTAACCATACTATCactcaaataataaattaagacAAAGGTTAGGgtccaaattttttattttttcaccgTTTAGGACCCAATTTTTTTTCCCCACCTTTTGGGACCTCATATCCATTTTTTGTATACCAACGTTatttactataaaaaaaaatcagaaaatgcaaaaaaaaaaaacttagtgctcaaattaataataatagtaataatagttattaatatttttattaattattatgtaataattgttattaatatatttaaccaataataataataataataattcatcttTCCCAACCCCCAtcatataattaaaactacataaTACTCTTCTCCAAACATCATAGATAATCTTTACTCATTTATTAAACCTTtaatagttgaaacttaatttacGTAATCCAATAACAACtgatttgaatatgtttatagaaaatttgaggtcagaaattttaattcgaaaattgCTGATTAATTTTGATCGAGTTAAGCATAAATCATTTAAGTACCTCATCAAATATGAGCATCAATAATCCAATTGTCTTTACTCTCATAAAACAATTAAGAACTAGTATGTTATATTACCTTGTGATCAAAATCAGAATTCGTTTAAAATTAacctaatttttttattttgactttttgtGTGGACATTATTAGTATTCTTCAAACAaaccacaaataattgtgaggatATACCATCAATGGTGGATCTTCCTAACAACTTGGGTCCCGGGGGCGGAAAATtccgtagtgtatttttagttccaCCATCCCCGTAAACCTTTGAGTATAATTGTATGAATATCGTACTCTACTATATAAATTGCTTAATTCTTCTATTGTCATTGGACACCATAACCgaatatataaaatatgatcAGCTTGTAAATAATTAGTTGCTTCTTTATTCATTAGATTATTTGATACCTAAATTAATATATATGAGCTAAGTTTATGAATTAAGTTACATATTATTTCAATTTGAgcttattatatattttaatgattagaaattttaataattgaattggaaTTACATAAAAACTTGAATGAGGTCTCAAAAGGTAAAAAAGAAAGTTCAAGTCCTGAAAGGTGAAAAAACGAAAAGGTTAGTCCTCGAACTTTTGATTTACTTTAACCTTTTAACCCAAGTACCTAACCTTTTAATGTACTCTAGTTAAATTTGGTCGGAAAAGGGGAATGAggtcccaaacggtgaaaaaaaaaagttataggTCCTAAACGGTGAAAAGTTCAAAAGGTTAGACCCCATTTATTAGCTTAACTCCTTATTTCCCTCCTAATGCATCGAAATGAAACTTAATACTTCATGCGTTTTTTAAATATGGTACAATTTGGGCTTTGGCACTGAATTACATACTTTTATATGATCATTTTTTGTGAATTATATACgagaaaaaatatattcatgagGAATCTTGTTAAAATCGTCTCaaaatatactttcaaaatatctatcattttttataattgttgtattgtataatgagagatattgATGATTAAATTGTGCATTTGCAGGTGCGAAACCTTTAATGGTGCAATTATAAAAACACGAAGGAAGTATGAATTTACCATTCACGTAAGATCGgaatgaagttttttttttcttcaagaGAAACTATTATGAGATAGCAGTTATACCCACTGAAATTGCTATCTCATACAAAAATTTTACTAGATGCATGGAAATGTTTATAAGAAGGTCAAATCGCTATCTCACTGgattttgcgacgggatttttgacccgttgtaattagattgtcgttaaagatacaaattcttgtagtgtaccaTACATATTTTTAAACAATTAATAGTCAAACACCAACTTAAACAACCAGTCAAACCAGCCAAGTAAAACAGccgacagccaacagccaacaacCAATTGTCAAACAGGGCCTATACGTTTCGGAGTTAAGGAAATGAAAATGCATAATAAAACCACTTTTGAGGGACGAAAATAGTATGAAgtactagtataatacccgtgcgatgcacgatttacaatctattacgcaaaatattaatttgaatGAAATCTAAACTATATTTATAgataattaactaaaatataGCTTGTAGATATTCTTCTAATTAGAATAATTGTGGATAGATGTGTTattgctgaaggaaataatgcccttggtccaagtatgcattctatgataagtctaataaatgaggttcagtattaattaacaagttaataattcagtgagatcaagtgagctgaatgcctagctagaggccgcttcagttcaagtggaattaatgatattaatccacagcttactc
This Spinacia oleracea cultivar Varoflay chromosome 6, BTI_SOV_V1, whole genome shotgun sequence DNA region includes the following protein-coding sequences:
- the LOC110794760 gene encoding patellin-6 codes for the protein MEASSPSTQTQLPISTPSPNPQKLPTKRNLITSLMEATTLRSPSFKEDTYLLSNLKPSEKKSLNELKSKLTSATSETTKNPSMWSIPLLAAAAGEDANEKADVILLKFLRARDFKVSEAYTMLEKSLLWRKEFAADGIVEEELGFKELEGLVAYMHGYDREGHPVCYNAYGVFKDKEMYDRIFGDDEKLQKFLRWRVQVLERGIKLLHFKPGGINSIIQVTDLKDMPKRELRVASNQILSLFQDNYPEMVARKIFINVPWYFSLLYSMFSPFLTQRTKSKFVIAKEGNVAETLYKFIRPEDVPVQYGGLSRPGDLQNGPAKPASEFTVKGGEKVNIQIEGIEGGATITWDLVVGGWDLEYSAEFIPNAQDGYTLAVEKPKKLSPSDEAIHNSFLAREAGKLVLSVDNTTSRKRKVAAYRYIVRKSTLV